In Hippoglossus stenolepis isolate QCI-W04-F060 chromosome 5, HSTE1.2, whole genome shotgun sequence, one genomic interval encodes:
- the ptprjb.1 gene encoding receptor-type tyrosine-protein phosphatase eta isoform X1 codes for MRDKIIPSFAHLTHFPLTEPEVVWFLNVTDITTSSMHVMWSKPMGEHSFYRVHWTDRTLTGTVNVTDTKINVTGLTAGLRYSFTVVAVAGDNETESDTAEISHYTKPGIIGQPNVSSNTSSISLTWAPPPGQVFMYRLRWHDGGEKTTTDNFTVLSELISGTNHTITVVAVAGDNKTQGDPYTFTSFTKPNPVLNVAASPRSTTSVAVQWSYPVGARLYYEYVIKTFKTTGELVNTTKVYSNSTDVLDLEPGNKYRISVRTIAASGSESTEEQTLSYTMPKAVTNLSVSDMNTTAIQLTWLRQSDYKPSYSYLVKALQNATEVQQNRTGTETYTFSHLRPGNLYTFSVFTYVEEVMSTGENTSNYTRPDSVTMLRQAGITTNAVTLVWEQPNSKNGQSYVVLVTQNSSSFPEVRVFNTTFTSTRLSSGTNTSFTVTTQTTDHTPAAPVTVYYFTRPYSITGLKVETLNTTTGRLVWSEPLEYKNGYTYRVQTTGCGSQNQTVEVKAAEISALTPGTNCTFCVFVIAADGTEGEENCTSQYTKPETVQVSLSSQGSNSSVLVSWTKPPGKVDNFKVHLNSTSNLTERVLSSTSNSSLFEGLSAGTLYSARVFTFSGPFNASSEYIPNATFPNPPGSVEVLTRTTSSIEVRWGEAPLMTASPFFYKLTHTPSQGGGSTTSNTSNNNHTLVSLLSGTSYNISIATVGPMDFESEKVHIYMVTTRPYSITGLKVETLNTTTGRLVWSEPLEYKNGSKYRVQTTGCGSQNQTVEVKAAEISALTPGTNCTFCVFVIAADGTEGEENCTSQYTKPETVQVSLSSQGSNSSVLVSWTKPPGKVEYFEVHLNSTSSNLTEEVLNSTSTSFLFQGLSAGTLYSARVFTFSGPFNASSEYIPNATFPNPPGSVEVLTRTTSSIEVRWGEAPLMTASPFFYKLTHTPSQGGGSTTSNTSNNNHTLVSLLSGTSYNISIATVGPMDFESEKVHIYMVTTRPHSITGLKVETLNKTTGRLVWSEPLEYKNGSKYRVQTTGCGSQNQTVEVKAAEISALTPGTNCTFCVFVIAADGTEGEENCTSQYTKPETVQVSLSSQGSNSSVLVSWTKPHGKVEHFKVHLNSTSSNLTEEVRNSTSTSFLFRGLSAGTLYSARVFTFSGPFNASSEYIPNATFPNPPGSVEVLTRTTSSIEVRWGEAPLMTASPFFYKLTHTPSQGGGSTTSNTSNNNHTLVSLLSGTSYNISIATVGPMDFESEKVHIYMVTTRPHSITGLKVETLNTTTGRLVWSEPPEYKNGSKYRVQTTGCGSQNQTVTGEAAEISALTPGTNCTFCVFVIAANGTEGEENCTSQYTKPETVQVSLSSQGSNSSVLVSWTKPPGKVDNFKVHLNNMSSNLTEKVLNSTSTSFLFRGLSAGTIYSARVSTFSGPFNVSSEYIPNATFPNPPGSVEVLTRTTSSIEVRWGEAPLMTASPFFYKLTHTPSQGGGSTTSNTSNNNYNLVSLHSGTSYNISIDTVGPMDFESEKVHIYMVTTRPYSITGLKVETLNTTTGRLVWSEPLEYKNGYKYRVQTTGCGSQNQTVTGEAAEISALTPGTNCTFCVFVIAANGTEGEENCTSQYIKPETVQVSLSSQGSNSSVLVSWTKPHGKVEHFKVHLNSTSSNLTERVLSSTSNSSLFEGLSAGTLYSARVFTFSGPFNASSEYIPNATFPNPPGSVEVLTTTTSSIEVRWGEAPLMTAPSFFYKLTHTPSQGGGYKPSNTSNTNHTFDSLLPGTSYNISIATVGPMDFESEKIHIYMVTTTELHVESVVARTTQEDNITVAWEPVEYTGSFHYRLKWTNRHGLQNITTQETTYTISDLDPGSRHNFSVTPEISEGKPGKTTMNSSCTNASPVNNLRCEGPNEPKAQIILSWNKPRGQHSGLWVTADDKSFNISTNTSYNYTVFYPHHNTKYRQTVQTLSCGLPSSPVSCENFTGITDPPIPPNYKEMLEVTGVVYNKFSLQIKRELLNNTKGPVKYVGVLVTNNLAGVDTSNLKKYMGKTYDQWRAADTPMYLATVKETNPQSRSGGNPLNIEVGDETIWKNYTNGALEATGEYQYAIVLFTDVTLQDGLVDIEESLASVTMVFTVVKLPQNPAVIGVAVGATLGIFCILFIILIGFIIYWKRFSRKEPSDIQIHSMRAKVSVAVRIEDYERYFKKQKADSNCGFAEEFEDLKAVGTGQSRTSALTLENKSKNRYNNVLPYDFSRVKLSIIHGNPYDDYINANYMPGYNSRKEFIASQGPLPITVSDFWRMIWEKNVQTLVMLTRCNEQGRVKCEQYWGFDTKHCENITVTTTSDIPLEDWTIRDFDIKNLKTAETRAVRQFHFTAWPDHGVPETTELLIDFRHLVREHMDQYSRHSPTVVHCSAGVGRTGTFIAIDRLIFQIERDNCVDVYGIVHDQRMHRTLMVQTEDQYVFLNQCAMDIIRSRTGTNVDLIYQNLAAMSVYENIKPKKGGQKNGYSNA; via the exons ATGAGAGATAAAATCATCCCTTCATTCGCCCATTTAACCCATTTTCCCCTCACAGAGCCTGAAGTAGTCTGGTTCCTCAATGTAACTGACATCACAACATCCTCCATGCATGTGATGTGGAGTAAACCAATGGGAGAACACTCCTTTTACAGAGTCCATTGGACTGACAGGACATTGACCGGGACAGTCAATGTGactgacacaaaaataaatgtcactgGGCTGACTGCTGGGTTGAGGTACAGTTTTACTGTCGTAGCAGTGGCTGGAGATAACGAAACAGAAAGTGACACAGCAGAGATTTCTCATTACACAA AGCCAGGTATAATCGGGCAACCTAATGTGTCCTCAAACACGTCCTCCATCTCTCTAACCTGGGCCCCGCCTCCTGGTCAGGTGTTCATGTACAGGTTGAGGTGGCACGATGGTGGAGAGAAGACGACGACCGACAACTTTACTGTGTTGTCAGAGCTGATCTCTGGTACTAACCACACCATCACCGTCGTCGCTGTAGCTGGAGACAATAAGACACAAGGAGACCCTTACACTTTCACTTCATTCACAA AGCCCAATCCTGTGCTGAACGTTGCAGCCAGCCCTCGATCCACCACCTCAGTCGCAGTGCAATGGTCTTACCCAGTTGGAGCCCGGCTATATTACGAATATGTGATTAAAACCTTCAAAACCACAGGGGAGCTTGTTAACACAACAAAAGTGTACAGTAACAGCACTGACGTCCTTGACCTTGAGCCAGGAAATAAATATAGGATCAGTGTCAGAACAATAGCAGCATCAGGAAGTGAATCTACGGAGGAGCAGACATTGAGTTACACAA TGCCCAAAGCAGTGACTAACCTCAGCGTGAGTGATATGAACACCACCGCGATCCAACTTACGTGGCTCAGACAAAGTGATTATAAGCCTTCCTACTCCTACCTGGTGAAGGCGCTCCAGAATGCCACAGAGGTTCAGCAGAATCGAACAGGGACAGAGACTTACACCTTCTCCCACCTGAGGCCTGGAAATCTGTACAccttttctgtgtttacataTGTGGAAGAGGTGATGTCTACAGgggaaaacacatcaaattatACAA gaCCGGACTCTGTGACCATGCTGAGACAGGCAGGAATCACCACAAACGCAGTGACCTTGGTGTGGGAGCAGCCGAACAGCAAAAATGGCCAATCATATGTGGTGCTTGTGACCCAAaactcctcctcttttcctgaAGTTCGAGTTTTCAACACCACATTCACAAGCACCAGACTTTCATCTGGGACCAACACCAGCTTCACTGTCACGACTCAGACAACAGATCAcactccagcagctcctgtgaCAGTTTACTACTTCACAC ggCCTTATAGCATTACTGGGTTGAAGGTTGAAACCTTAAACACAACCACTGGACGTCTGGTTTGGAGTGAACCTCTGGAGTACAAGAATGGATATACGTATCGTGTTCAGACGACAGGCTGCGGCTCCCAAAACCAAACCGTTGAAGTAAAAGCTGCAGAGATCTCAGCGCTCACCCCTGGGACAAACTGCACCTTCTGTGTTTTCGTCATTGCAGCGGATGGCACTGAAGGAGAGGAAAACTGCACCTCACAGTACACTA AACCTGAGACAGTACAAGTCAGTCTCTCCAGTCAAGGCTCCAATAGTTCAGTCCTGGTGTCGTGGACCAAACCTCCTGGGAAGGTGGATAATTTTAAGGTTCATCTAAACAGCACGTCAAATTTAACGGAAAGAGTGCTGAGCTCTACCAGCAACTCCTCTCTGTTTGAGGGCCTGTCTGCAGGGACACTTTACAGTGCCAGAGTCTTCACATTTAGTGGACCCTTCAATGCATCATCTGAATACATCCCTAATGCAACTT TCCCAAACCCCCCCGGGTCAGTTGAGGTCCTGACAAGAACAACCAGCTCCATTGAAGTCAGGTGGGGGGAAGCTCCTCTGATGACAGCTTCACCGTTCTTCTACAAACTGACTCACACTCCATCTCAGGGAGGAGGATCCACCACATCCAACacctccaacaacaaccacactcTTGTCTCCCTTCTTTCTGGGACGTCCTACAACATCTCCATCGCCACCGTGGGTCCCATGGATTTTGAGAGTGAGAAGGTTCACATCTACATGGTTACTACAA ggCCTTATAGCATTACTGGGTTGAAGGTTGAAACCTTAAACACAACCACTGGACGTCTGGTTTGGAGTGAACCTCTGGAGTACAAGAATGGATCTAAGTATCGTGTTCAGACGACAGGCTGCGGCTCCCAAAACCAAACCGTTGAAGTAAAAGCTGCAGAGATCTCAGCGCTCACCCCTGGGACAAACTGCACCTTCTGTGTTTTCGTCATTGCAGCGGATGGCACTGAAGGAGAGGAAAACTGCACCTCACAGTACACTA AACCTGAGACAGTACAAGTCAGTCTCTCCAGTCAAGGCTCCAATAGTTCAGTGCTGGTGTCGTGGACCAAACCTCCTGGGAAGGTGGAATATTTTGAGGTTCATCTAAACAGCACGTCTTCAAATTTAACGGAAGAAGTGCTGAACTCTACCAGCACCTCCTTTCTGTTTCAAGGCCTGTCTGCAGGGACACTTTACAGTGCCAGAGTCTTCACATTTAGTGGACCCTTCAATGCATCATCTGAATACATCCCTAACGCAACTT TCCCAAACCCCCCCGGGTCAGTTGAGGTCCTGACAAGAACAACCAGCTCCATTGAAGTCAGGTGGGGGGAAGCTCCTCTGATGACAGCTTCACCGTTCTTCTACAAACTGACTCACACTCCATCTCAGGGAGGAGGATCCACCACATCCAACacctccaacaacaaccacactcTTGTCTCCCTTCTTTCTGGGACGTCCTACAACATCTCCATCGCCACCGTGGGTCCCATGGATTTTGAGAGTGAGAAGGTTCACATCTACATGGTTACTACAA ggCCTCATAGCATTACTGGGTTGAAGGTTGAAACCTTAAACAAAACCACTGGACGTCTGGTTTGGAGTGAACCTCTGGAGTACAAGAATGGATCTAAGTATCGTGTTCAGACGACAGGCTGCGGCTCCCAAAACCAAACCGTTGAAGTAAAAGCTGCAGAGATCTCAGCGCTCACCCCTGGGACAAACTGCACCTTCTGTGTTTTCGTCATTGCAGCGGATGGCACTGAAGGAGAGGAAAACTGCACCTCACAGTACACTA AACCTGAGACAGTACAAGTCAGTCTCTCCAGTCAAGGCTCCAATAGTTCAGTGCTGGTGTCGTGGACCAAACCTCATGGGAAGGTGGAACATTTTAAGGTTCATCTAAACAGCACGTCTTCAAATTTAACGGAAGAAGTGCGGAACTCTACCAGCACCTCCTTTCTGTTTCGAGGCCTGTCTGCAGGGACACTTTACAGTGCCAGAGTCTTCACATTTAGTGGACCCTTCAATGCATCATCTGAATACATCCCTAATGCAACTT TCCCAAACCCCCCCGGGTCAGTTGAGGTCCTGACAAGAACTACCAGCTCCATTGAAGTCAGGTGGGGGGAAGCTCCTCTGATGACAGCTTCACCGTTCTTCTACAAACTGACTCACACTCCATCTCAGGGAGGAGGATCCACCACATCCAACacctccaacaacaaccacactcTTGTCTCCCTTCTTTCTGGGACGTCCTACAACATCTCCATCGCCACCGTGGGTCCCATGGATTTTGAGAGTGAGAAGGTTCACATCTACATGGTTACTACAA ggCCTCATAGCATTACTGGGTTGAAGGTTGAAACCTTAAACACAACCACTGGACGTCTGGTTTGGAGTGAACCTCCGGAGTACAAGAATGGATCTAAGTATCGTGTTCAGACGACAGGCTGCGGCTCCCAAAACCAAACCGTTacaggagaagctgcagagatcTCAGCGCTCACCCCTGGGACAAACTGCACCTTCTGTGTTTTCGTCATTGCAGCAAATGGCACTGAAGGAGAGGAAAACTGCACCTCACAGTACACTA AACCTGAGACAGTACAAGTCAGTCTCTCCAGTCAAGGCTCCAATAGTTCAGTGCTGGTGTCGTGGACCAAACCTCCTGGGAAGGTGGATAATTTTAAGGTTCATCTAAACAACATGTCTTCAAATTTAACGGAAAAAGTGCTGAACTCTACCAGCACCTCCTTTCTGTTTCGAGGCCTGTCTGCAGGGACAATTTACAGTGCCAGAGTCTCCACATTTAGTGGACCCTTCAATGTATCATCTGAATACATCCCTAACGCAACTT TCCCTAACCCCCCCGGGTCAGTTGAGGTCCTGACAAGAACAACCAGCTCCATTGAAGTCAGGTGGGGGGAAGCTCCTCTGATGACAGCTTCACCGTTCTTCTACAAACTGACTCACACTCCATCTCAGGGAGGAGGATCCACCACATCCAACACCTCCAACAACAATTACAATCTTGTCTCCCTTCATTCTGGGACATCCTACAACATCTCCATCGATACCGTGGGTCCCATGGATTTTGAGAGTGAGAAGGTTCACATCTACATGGTTACTACAA ggCCTTATAGCATTACTGGGTTGAAGGTTGAAACCTTAAACACAACCACTGGACGTCTGGTTTGGAGTGAACCTCTGGAGTACAAGAATGGATATAAGTATCGTGTTCAGACGACAGGCTGCGGCTCCCAAAACCAAACCGTTacaggagaagctgcagagatcTCAGCGCTCACCCCTGGGACAAACTGCACCTTCTGTGTTTTCGTCATTGCAGCGAATGGCACTGAAGGAGAGGAAAACTGCACCTCACAGTACATTA AACCTGAGACAGTACAAGTCAGTCTCTCCAGTCAAGGCTCCAATAGTTCAGTGCTGGTGTCGTGGACCAAACCTCATGGGAAGGTGGAACATTTTAAGGTTCATCTAAACAGCACGTCTTCAAATTTAACGGAAAGAGTGCTGAGCTCTACCAGCAACTCCTCTCTGTTTGAGGGCCTGTCTGCAGGGACACTTTACAGTGCCAGAGTCTTCACATTTAGTGGACCCTTCAATGCATCATCTGAATACATCCCTAACGCAACTT TCCCAAACCCCCCCGGGTCAGTTGAGGTcctgacaacaacaaccagctcCATTGAAGTCAGGTGGGGGGAAGCTCCTCTGATGACAGCTCCATCGTTCTTCTACAAACTGACTCACACTCCATCTCAGGGAGGAGGATACAAACCCTCCAACACCTCCAACACCAACCACACATTTGACTCCCTGCTTCCTGGGACGTCCTACAACATCTCCATCGCCACCGTGGGTCCCATGGATTTTGAGAGTGAGAAGATTCACATCTACATGGTTACTACAA CCGAGTTGCATGTGGAGTCTGTCGTGGCTCGTACGACGCAAGAGGACAACATCACAGTCGCATGGGAACCTGTTGAATACACAGGAAGCTTTCATTACCGTTTGAAGTGGACAAACCGACATGGGCTCCAAAATATCACAACGCAGGAAACAACGTATACGATATCCGACCTGGATCCTGGCAGCCGACATAACTTTAGTGTCACCCCAGAGATCTCTGAAGGGAAGCCGGGCAAGACAACAATGAATTCCAGCTGCACAA ATGCAAGCCCGGTGAACAACTTAAGATGTGAAGGTCCAAACGAACCCAAGGCACAAATCATCCTTTCCTGGAACAAACCCAGGGGCCAGCACTCCGGCTTATGGGTCACTGCCGATGACAAAAGCTTCAACATCTCAACAAACACCTCATATAATTATACTGTGTTCTACCCTCATCACAATACTAAATACAGGCAGACTGTGCAGACGCTGAGCTGTGGACTGCCCAGCTCTCCTGTGTCTTGTGAGAACTTCACAGGCATTACAG ATCCTCCCATCCCACCCAACTATAAGGAAATGTTGGAAGTGACTGGAGTGGTATACAACAAGTTCTCCCTTCAGATCAAGAGAGAATTGCTGAATAACACCAAAGGGCCAGTCAAATATGTTGGGGTGCTGGTGACAAATAACCTGGCTG GTGTTGACACTTCAAATTTGAAGAAGTACATGGGGAAAACTTATGATCAGTGGAGGGCGGCGGACACTCCAATGTACTTGGCAACAGTCAAAGAGACCAACCCCCAGTCACGCAGCGGAGGGAACCCTCTGAATATAGAAGTAGGAGATGAAACTATATGGAAGAACTACACTAATGGTGCTCTGGAAGCCACTGGAGAATACCA ATATGCCATCGTGTTGTTCACCGATGTGACTCTGCAGGATGGTCTTGTGGACATTGAGGAGTCTCTGGCCTCAGTAACAATGGTCTTCACTGTTGTTAAACTCCCACAAAACCCAG CTGTCATTGGCGTTGCTGTTGGAGCAACGCTGGGAATTTTTTGCATTCTTTTCATCATCCTCATTGGCTTCATAATCTACTGGAAAAG GTTTTCCAGAAAAGAACCGTCAGACATCCAGATTCACTCCATGAG AGCCAAAGT GAGTGTGGCTGTGAGGATCGAGGACTACGAGCGGTACTTCAAGAAGCAGAAGGCAGACTCCAACTGTGGCTTCGCTGAAGAGTTTGAG GACCTGAAGGCCGTTGGTACAGGTCAGTCGAGGACGAGCGCTCTGACCTTAGAGAACAAGTCCAAGAACCGCTACAACAACGTGCTTCCAT ACGACTTTTCTCGGGTGAAACTCTCTATCATCCATGGAAATCCATACGATGACTACATCAATGCTAACTACATGCCG GGTTACAACTCCAGGAAGGAGTTTATTGCATCTCAGGGTCCTTTGCCCATCACAGTCAGCGATTTCTGGAGGATGATATGGGAGAAGAATGTACAGACCCTGGTGATGCTGACACGCTGTAACGAACAGGGACGA GTAAAATGTGAGCAGTACTGGGGTTTTGACACCAAGcactgtgaaaacatcactgtgacAACAACCTCTGACATACCACTGGAAGACTGGACCATCAGGGACtttgacattaaaaat ctgaAAACTGCAGAGACACGCGCTGTGCGTCAGTTCCACTTCACGGCCTGGCCGGATCACGGGGTGCCAGAAACCACTGAGCTCCTCATCGACTTCAGACATCTGGTCAGAGAGCATATGGACCAGTACTCCAGACATTCTCCTACTGTGGTCCATTGCAG TGCTGGTGTTGGTCGTACAGGTACCTTCATAGCCATTGACCGTCTGATCTTCCAGATTGAAAGGGACAATTGCGTGGACGTTTATGGCATCGTCCATGATCAGCGCATGCACCGGACCCTTATGGTGCAGACCGAG GATCAGTATGTGTTCTTAAACCAGTGCGCCATGGACATCATCAGGTCAAGAACTGGAACCAATGTCGATCTAATCTACCAAAACCTCGCTGCGATGTCTGTTTACGAGAACATAAAACCCAAAAAAGGTGGTCAGAAAAACGGATACAGCAATGCATAG